Below is a window of Prosthecobacter algae DNA.
ACAGGATGCGGCCACAGGCAAACCCGTGCTCATTCACCGGGCCTCCATCAACTGGAACGCCTACCGCCAATGTTGGATCATGATCGCCTCGCAAAATCTGGGCGCGGAGTCCATGCTCGGTGAAGTCTGGTATGCGGAAGCGCCCGCCCCGGATGGCCCTTGGAAGAAGGCGGTCAAGATCGCCAGCCATCCAAAGTACACCTTTTACAATCCACGCCACCATGTCTTTTTTGATCAGGAAGGCGGACGGGTCATTTACTTTGAAGGCACCTACACGGAGACCTTTTCCGGCAATCCGGTAGCGACCCCGCGTTATGATTACAACCAGGTGATGTATCGCCTGGATCTGGGTGACCCGAGATTGTCCGAGGTGAGGTGAAACGGTCTAACAGAAAGCTTGTCGTGAATGAACACACCAAAACACAGGCTCATTTACCAGCGGTATTCAACAAAATAGGCCTTCCCGGAGGAAGGCCTATTTGGAGAAAGTTCGGTGAGAACCAACCTGGATCAATCCCCGCCTTCGGCACGTTCGATCCCACCACCGAAGCCTTCTTTGGCCGCAGCGATGGCGTAGTCGCGGTTCAGCTTCGTGATCCAGCGCACGCTGATTTCTTTTGGGCAGGCGGCTTCGCACTCATACTGGTTGGTGCAGTTGCCAAAACCTTCTTTGTCCATCTGACGGACCATGCCGAGTGTGCGGCGGGTTTTTTCAGGCTGGCCCTGGGGCAGGGAATTGAGCTGGCCAGCTTTGGCGGACACGAAAAGCATGGCGCTGGCATTTTTACAGGCGGCCACGCAGGCACCGCAGCCGATGCAGGCAGCGGCATCCATGGCGGCATCGGCCACGTCTTTGCCCACCAGGATGCTGTTGGCATCAGGTGCGGCACCAGTGCGGACGTTGACGTAGCCACCGGCACGCTGGATGCGGTCGAAAGCGCCACGGTCCACAATCAGGTCCTTAATCACTGGGAAGGCACGGGCGCGGAAGGGTTCGACCCAGATGGTGTCTCCCGTGCGGAATTTGCGCATGTGGAGCTGGCAGGTGGTGGTGGCCTTTTCCGGGCCGTGAGGCATGCCGTTGATGGTCATCGAGCACATGCCGCAGATGCCTTCGCGGCAGTCGTGGTCAAAGGCGATGGGGTCCTGGCCCTTTTGAATCAGACGCTCGTTGACGATGTCCATCATTTCCAAAAAGGAAGCGTGGTCTGGAATCTCAGGTGCTTCGATGTCTTGAAAGTGACCGGACTGGCCTTGGTTCTGACGCCAGACTTTGAGGTGAAGATTGAGGAGTGACATAAACCGAAAGGGGGTGAAATAAGCGAGAGGGGAGGGTGGTCAGATCACTTGTAGCTGCGGACGGAAAGATGAACTTCCTCGAACGTAAGCTGTTCTTTGTTCAGGATCGGTTTGGAGAAATCACCGGTGTACTCCCAGGCTGCTGCGTAGCAGTAGTTTTCGTCATCGCGTTTGGCTTCGCCGTC
It encodes the following:
- a CDS encoding succinate dehydrogenase/fumarate reductase iron-sulfur subunit; the protein is MSLLNLHLKVWRQNQGQSGHFQDIEAPEIPDHASFLEMMDIVNERLIQKGQDPIAFDHDCREGICGMCSMTINGMPHGPEKATTTCQLHMRKFRTGDTIWVEPFRARAFPVIKDLIVDRGAFDRIQRAGGYVNVRTGAAPDANSILVGKDVADAAMDAAACIGCGACVAACKNASAMLFVSAKAGQLNSLPQGQPEKTRRTLGMVRQMDKEGFGNCTNQYECEAACPKEISVRWITKLNRDYAIAAAKEGFGGGIERAEGGD